The following are encoded in a window of Oncorhynchus mykiss isolate Arlee chromosome 31, USDA_OmykA_1.1, whole genome shotgun sequence genomic DNA:
- the LOC110505116 gene encoding elongation of very long chain fatty acids protein 6: MSVLALQEYEFEKQFNEDEAIRWMQENWKKSFLFSALYAAFILGGRRVMKRREKFELRKPLALWSLTLAVFSIFGAVRTGSYMTYILMTKGLKQSVCDQSFYNGPVSKFWAYAFVLSKAPELGDTLFIVLRKQKLIFLHWYHHMTVLLYSWYSYKDMVAGGGWFMTMNYLVHAVMYSYYALRAVGFKVSRKFAMFITLTQITQMLVGCVVNYLVYSWMQQGQECPSHVQNIVWSSLMYLSYFVLFCQFFHEAYIDKTKKATAAKAEAAAAARKTQ; the protein is encoded by the exons GAAGAAGTCTTTCCTCTTCTCAGCCCTCTATGCTGCCTTCATACTAGGCGGTCGCCGTGTGATGAAACGAAGGGAGAAGTTTGAGCTGAGGAAACCGTTGGCACTGTGGTCCCTCACTCTCGCAGTATTCAG TATATTTGGTGCTGTCCGCACTGGGAGTTACATGACGTACATTCTGATGACTAAAGGGCTCAAGCAGTCAGTGTGTGATCAGAGCTTCTACAACGGGCCGGTCAGCAAGTTCTGGGCCTACGCCTTTGTGCTCAGTAAAGCACCAGAATTGG GTGACACCCTGTTCATCGTGCTGCGGAAGCAGAAACTCATCTTTCTCCACTGGTACCATCACATGACTGTTCTGCTGTACTCCTGGTATTCTTACAAGGACATGGTGGCCGGCGGCGGCTGGTTCATGACCATGAACTACCTGGTCCACGCCGTCATGTACTCTTACTACGCCCTGAGGGCGGTCGGCTTCAAGGTCTCAAGGAAATTCGCCATGTTCATCACGCTCACGCAGATCACCCAGATGCTGGTGGGCTGCGTGGTGAACTACCTGGTGTACTCGTGGATGCAGCAGGGTCAGGAGTGCCCGTCGCACGTGCAGAACATTGTGTGGTCCTCGCTCATGTACCTCAGCTACTTTGTGCTCTTCTGCCAGTTCTTCCACGAGGCCTACATTGACAAGACCAAGAAGGCCACCGCAGCTAAAGCAGAAGCCGCCGCAGCCGCAAGGAAGACCCAGTAG